The following are encoded together in the Janthinobacterium sp. Marseille genome:
- a CDS encoding sulfite exporter TauE/SafE family protein → MVWFLAYVLAGAFVGVLAGLLGIGGGMTLVPIMAALFAAQHFAPDHIVHLALGTCMASIVFTSGSSVREHLKFDGVDFDIVKRMTPGLVVGSLLATSVSAWIPQRHLALSFAVIVFFGATQIILNKKPKPSRPLPSAGPLFFVGLIIGIIGGLVSAGGAFLTIPFMLWCGVPMKKTIGTGAMMGIPLAIVGTIGYVISGWSVPGLPDDAVGFISVIALAGIVCGSVFTAPFGARLAHRLPVPVLKRIFACLLYVLAAKMLWTYW, encoded by the coding sequence ATGGTCTGGTTTCTTGCGTATGTATTGGCGGGTGCATTTGTCGGTGTATTAGCCGGTTTGCTTGGCATAGGTGGCGGCATGACGCTGGTGCCTATCATGGCGGCCTTGTTCGCAGCGCAGCACTTTGCACCTGACCATATCGTACATCTGGCGCTGGGCACCTGCATGGCTTCCATCGTATTTACTTCGGGCTCCAGCGTGCGCGAGCATTTGAAGTTCGACGGTGTCGATTTCGATATCGTGAAGCGCATGACGCCGGGCCTGGTAGTCGGCAGTCTGTTGGCGACATCCGTGTCAGCATGGATACCGCAACGGCACCTGGCCTTGAGTTTTGCCGTCATCGTGTTCTTTGGCGCGACGCAAATCATCCTGAACAAAAAACCGAAACCTTCGCGTCCGCTGCCTTCCGCAGGCCCCTTGTTCTTTGTTGGTTTGATTATCGGGATTATCGGCGGCCTGGTTTCTGCCGGTGGTGCTTTCCTGACGATTCCATTCATGCTGTGGTGTGGTGTACCTATGAAGAAAACCATAGGTACCGGTGCGATGATGGGTATCCCGTTGGCCATAGTCGGCACGATAGGCTATGTCATTTCGGGCTGGAGCGTGCCGGGCTTGCCGGATGATGCAGTCGGCTTTATTTCCGTTATCGCGTTGGCGGGCATCGTCTGCGGCAGTGTGTTTACCGCACCTTTTGGTGCGCGACTCGCGCATCGCCTGCCGGTGCCCGTGCTCAAACGCATCTTCGCCTGCCTGCTGTATGTGCTGGCGGCGAAGATGTTGTGGACTTACTGGTAG